A section of the Suncus etruscus isolate mSunEtr1 chromosome X, mSunEtr1.pri.cur, whole genome shotgun sequence genome encodes:
- the YY2 gene encoding transcription factor YY2 — protein sequence MADNFSDWGKDQSIFFYTESLEVPEDFLVQEEKCSESFPVEMSQASEGDRSSSWMYEDHSSPPLIMLQPLLGSNFSDDQNQITMVEREEVIESTDVESLPSCSFNRQLVASNSKDCFQQTTASLSTSLASSHSKFNRKHYQKSPSQCTDSMQKSSSSMEQAQVQIKSLEDEFSGTMWSSNDEKEHENMFQMKEVNQSADYLRGKTPPSQKVPAVDLSIQDQLIEFLQASSVKKQEDPKKQVPCPHTGCNKMFRDTSAMRKHFHIHGPKNHVCAECGKAFGERSKLKRHLLVHTGEKPFQCKNCKKRFSLDFNLRTHERIHTGERPFVCPIHDCNRMFTQSANLKTHLVTHFKKKT from the coding sequence ATGGCTGACAACTTCTCCGACTGGGGCAAAGACCAGTCTATCTTCTTCTACACCGAAAGCCTGGAGGTGCCAGAGGATTTTTTAGTGCAGGAGGAGAAATGTTCAGAATCCTTCCCTGTGGAAATGAGCCAGGCGTCCGAAGGAGACAGAAGCAGCAGCTGGATGTACGAAGACCACAGCAGTCCTCCTTTGATCATGCTGCAGCCGCTTCTCGGCAGCAACTTCTCTGATGACCAAAACCAAATAACCATGGTCGAGAGGGAGGAAGTGATAGAAAGCACTGATGTAGAGAGCCTGCCTTCCTGCAGCTTCAACAGGCAGTTGGTTGCCTCAAACAGCAAAGACTGCTTCCAGCAGACTACAGCTTCCTTGTCTACCTCCCTGGCATCATCCCACAGTAAGTTCAACAGAAAGCATTACCAGAAGAGTCCCAGCCAGTGCACCGACTCCATGCAGAAAAGCAGCAGCTCCATGGAGCAGGCACAGGTACAAATTAAGTCCCTGGAGGATgagttttctggcaccatgtgGTCCTCAAATGATGAAAAAGAGCACGAGAATATGTTCCAGATGAAAGAAGTGAATCAATCTGCTGATTATCTGAGAGGGAAGACGCCACCTTCCCAAAAAGTCCCAGCCGTGGATCTCAGTATTCAGGATCAATTAATTGAGTTTCTTCAAGCGAGCTCTGTGAAAAAGCAAGAAGATCCTAAGAAACAAGTTCCTTGCCCTCATACTGGCTGTAACAAGATGTTTAGAGATACATCTGCAATGAGAAAGCATTTTCACATTCATGGTCCGAAAAACCATGTCTGTGCAGAATGTGGCAAAGCATTTGGTGAACGTTCCAAGCTAAAACGTCATCTCCTtgttcatactggagagaagccctTTCAGTGTAAAAACTGCAAGAAACGATTTTCTCTGGACTTCAATTTGCGCACTCATGAACGAATCCATACTGGAGAACGGCCGTTCGTGTGCCCTATTCATGATTGCAACAGGATGTTTACTCAGTCAGCCAATTTGAAGACTCACCTCGTAAcacatttcaagaaaaaaacataa